A region of Leucoraja erinacea ecotype New England unplaced genomic scaffold, Leri_hhj_1 Leri_903S, whole genome shotgun sequence DNA encodes the following proteins:
- the LOC129695014 gene encoding zinc-binding protein A33-like, which produces MASKHQVESWTEEAVCPICLDFFTDPVILECGHNFCRSCITQSWDSKARNSCPECRAVFTDRTLRVNRALVRLSEKARTLSPNLKEKESKLHCEEHQEELKLFCETDKKLICAICAAGREHKTHSFMPVEEAVEIYKEQVKSSFKSLTEKKLAIEKMEHKQKERISGVREESYNLQSQTTSQFAELHQILTEKEQRALGDIREDEAKIVKTMEKNLQEIQKNLNSIQEELSKLQEQIDHKDGVIFLKEEAGHKRRVSDESNTMSVVVGALPIENYDRTFFYNMPLRETSDLVKRVSVTLDVETAHARLEVSEDRKTVRATGTWRSLPDTGKRFTYLECVLGSEGFTSGRHYWEVEMAGSRRWSLGVAAESVERKREVTLTPETGVWSIRRNGDKFDAFTSPPSHLPARPIPGRVGVYLSYESGTVSFYDADTKSHLHTFTGNKFTEKLYPLFWPCDKNQWLRICSGSTPGV; this is translated from the exons ATGGCTTCGAAACACCAGGTCGAGAGTTGGACCGAGGAGGcagtttgtcccatctgcctggatttcttcaccgatccggtgatactggagtgtgggcacaacttctgccgctcctgcatcacacagagttgggacagCAAGGCGAGAAACTCCTGCCCGGAATGTAGAGCGGTGTTTACAGACCGCACCCTCAGGGTGAATCGGGCCTTGGTTagactgtctgagaaagctcGAACACTGAGCCCGAATCTCAAAGAGAAGGAAAGTAAACTTCACTGCgaggaacatcaggaagaactgaagctgttttgtgaaacgGACAAGAAACTGATCTGTGCGATTTGTGCAGCTGGGCGGGAACACAAGACTCACAGCTTCATGCCGGTAGAAGAAGCTGTTGAAATCTACAAG GAACAGGTGAAATCTTCTTTCAAATCTCTCACAGAAAAGAAATTAGCGATCGAGAAAATGGAGCATAAACAGAAAGAGAGGATTTCTGGAGTTCGG GAAGAGTCATACAACCTTCAGTCACAGACCACATCCCAGTTTGCTGAACTGCACCAGATTCTCACTGAGAAAGAGCAGCGCGCACTCGGAGATATCCGGGAAGATGAGGCGAAGATTGTAAAAACAATGGAGAAAAATCTTCAAGAGATACAAaagaatttaaattccattcagGAGGAACTCTCAAAGTTACAGGAACAGATAGACCACAAGGACGGCGTGATATTTTTGAAG gaggAAGCTGGTCACAAGAGGAG GGTTAGTGATGAATCCAATACAATGTCGGTGGTAGTTGGCGCGTTGCCCATTGAAAACTATGATCGCACCTTTTTCTACAACATGCCATTGAGAGAAACATCTGATCTCGTCAAACGAG tctccgtcaccctggatgtggaaacagcgcaTGCGCGACTCGAGGTGTCTGAGGATCGGAAGACGGTGAGAGCGACCGGGACCTGGAGGAGTCTCCCTGACACCGGGAAGAGGTTTACATACTTGGagtgtgtgctgggatcggagggattcacatcggggagacattactgggaggtggagaTGGCGGGGAGTCGGCGCtggagtctgggagtcgccgcagagtctgtggagaggaagagagaggtcacactgaccccggagactggagtctggagcatcaGGCGGAATGGTGACAAGTTTGATGCattcacctcccctccatcccatctccccgcccgtcccatccccgggagggtgggagtttatctcagttacgagtccgggacagtttcattttacgacgcggacaccaagtcccatctccacaccttcactgggaataaattcacggagaaactttatcctCTCTTCTGGCCTTGTGATAAAAAccagtggctgagaatctgctccgGTTCCACTCCGGGTGTGTAA